Proteins encoded together in one Rhizobacter sp. J219 window:
- a CDS encoding peptidylprolyl isomerase: MTSSTSAGVRWWREPLLHFIVLGAVLFAVDRAVNGAPDEARTIVVDQAVDQEAIKVFREARGREPNADELYALRRVWLDNEVLYREGLALQMDKGDKAIRDRVIFKALSMVNAGLQRPAPDDAVLKPWFEKNRVKYDEPARVDFQEAALAGDASQAAAAAFASALNAGTPSDEKAGLHVFKARPLPTIVQSYGPEFAQALQALPAGAWQALHHGDGWKVVRVDAIAAARPASFDALRNVVLQDWTDAVMAEQRSAAVRSLAKKYTVVVEAGSP; encoded by the coding sequence ATGACCTCGTCGACGTCGGCGGGGGTGCGGTGGTGGCGCGAGCCGCTGCTGCACTTCATCGTGCTCGGCGCGGTGCTCTTCGCGGTGGACCGCGCCGTCAACGGCGCGCCCGACGAGGCCCGCACGATCGTGGTCGATCAGGCGGTCGACCAGGAGGCGATCAAGGTCTTCCGCGAGGCGCGCGGCCGTGAGCCCAACGCTGACGAGCTGTACGCGCTGCGCCGCGTGTGGCTCGACAACGAGGTGCTCTACCGCGAGGGCCTGGCGCTGCAGATGGACAAGGGCGACAAGGCCATCCGCGACCGGGTGATCTTCAAGGCCTTGTCGATGGTGAACGCCGGGCTGCAGCGGCCGGCGCCCGACGATGCGGTGCTGAAGCCGTGGTTCGAGAAGAACCGGGTGAAGTACGACGAGCCGGCGCGGGTCGACTTCCAGGAAGCGGCGCTCGCCGGCGATGCGTCGCAGGCCGCCGCCGCCGCGTTCGCGTCTGCGCTCAACGCCGGCACGCCCTCGGACGAGAAGGCCGGCCTGCATGTCTTCAAGGCACGGCCGCTGCCGACCATCGTGCAGAGCTACGGGCCCGAGTTCGCGCAGGCGCTGCAGGCGCTGCCTGCGGGCGCGTGGCAGGCGCTGCACCATGGCGATGGCTGGAAGGTGGTGCGTGTCGACGCGATCGCTGCAGCCAGGCCGGCATCGTTCGACGCCTTGCGCAACGTGGTGCTGCAGGACTGGACCGACGCCGTGATGGCCGAGCAGCGCAGCGCAGCCGTGCGTTCGCTCGCGAAGAAGTACACCGTGGTGGTCGAGGCGGGTAGCCCATGA
- a CDS encoding HupE/UreJ family protein, whose amino-acid sequence MRFVWRVWLVLLLCLGAGTSGAHEISMAEMELRQANASEFLWQWTAGNRPGESGLRVVWPEGCQEADGVLRCGPQGLQGQLGIEGVGKRFSAVLVKVYWLDGQLRVYTLTAAQSSVPVYGAADDRRGATEVLWAYGVLGVEHILAGFDHLLFVLGLLFLVGFNRRLVWTITAFTLAHSVTLALSTLGWLVLSPPPVEATIALSIMLVAGEAMHKEQTLSRRWPAMVAFLFGLVHGLGFAGALQQIGLPEHHLALALVTFNAGVELGQLLVVLVAYALHRLLARWPAVQRLRPLLLYAMGAIAAYWSIGRIVAIVA is encoded by the coding sequence ATGAGGTTCGTGTGGCGCGTCTGGCTGGTGCTGCTGCTGTGCCTGGGCGCCGGCACCAGCGGGGCGCACGAGATCAGCATGGCCGAGATGGAGTTGCGACAGGCGAACGCCAGCGAATTCCTCTGGCAATGGACGGCCGGCAACCGGCCGGGGGAGAGCGGCCTGCGGGTGGTGTGGCCCGAGGGTTGCCAGGAGGCCGACGGCGTGCTGCGCTGCGGCCCCCAGGGCCTGCAGGGTCAGCTGGGCATCGAGGGCGTGGGCAAGCGTTTCTCGGCGGTGCTCGTGAAGGTGTACTGGCTCGACGGGCAGTTGCGGGTCTACACGCTGACGGCCGCGCAGTCGTCGGTGCCGGTCTACGGCGCAGCCGACGACCGGCGTGGTGCCACCGAGGTGCTGTGGGCCTATGGCGTGCTCGGGGTGGAGCACATCCTGGCCGGCTTCGACCACCTGCTCTTCGTGCTCGGGCTCCTGTTCCTGGTGGGCTTCAACCGCCGCCTGGTGTGGACCATCACCGCCTTCACGCTCGCGCACAGCGTGACGCTCGCGCTCAGCACGCTCGGCTGGCTGGTGCTCAGCCCGCCGCCGGTGGAGGCGACGATTGCGCTCTCGATCATGCTGGTGGCGGGCGAGGCGATGCACAAGGAGCAGACGCTGTCGCGCCGCTGGCCGGCGATGGTGGCCTTCCTCTTCGGCCTGGTGCATGGGCTCGGCTTCGCGGGCGCTCTGCAGCAGATCGGCCTGCCGGAGCATCACCTCGCGCTCGCGCTTGTGACCTTCAACGCGGGTGTCGAGTTGGGGCAACTGCTGGTGGTGCTGGTGGCTTACGCGCTGCATCGGCTGCTGGCCCGCTGGCCTGCCGTGCAGCGCCTGCGGCCGCTT